AATTTCAGTCATACATGGAAAATTTTCAATAGTATAATCAAAATGGCTTTGcaagtttttaattatatatttttgtctacattttacatatttatattttagttTTAAGAATTTATCTGACTTGCTATTAATATTAGTTATATTGAAGCTATTgattagtaaaaaaaaaaaaaaaaaactaataattaagagatatataaaaaacataataattcattatttttgatattttttttcttttgtctTTAAATTCTATCaagattaaaaaagaaaaataaataaatatgggaaaaaaaagtgaaaattcttaaaaatcAAATAACATCGAATAACAGActaataaatatgtaaatataaaaattaaaagtgtaattattacataataatatttctatatatataaatgttattACGCAAATATAACTTtgtaaaaattcaaaattatttttggTACTTTTGtgacttaataaaaaagcattataaatatatattttatttttatttttagtatgaagtatttttatacataaaaaaaaaaaaaaaaaacttgcGAATACtatgttttttaaaataaatttaaagaattaaaaattatttttatatatacataattaaaaaaaaaaaataataaaaaaattttcatttaaaaatttaataaattttttttttttggaatattgatttatttgtaagaataaaattttccttataataaaaatataaaagatttaAAGTATTTAGGCACTTTTTATAGTTAGGGAAGgttaatatgaataaaatttattttatactttataattatataaaagaaaagaaataaaaaaaaaaaaattgaacaaTATTTCcatcttttaaataaattgaaaGATGgaaattttatgtaaaattggattatataaattaaaatctcTATATGTACACAATAATgtatttaaatgaatatttaatggttaataagaaaaacaaaaaagaatgagattattattataaagtGTTGTTCTAATTTAATAGTTGTAAAAGGAGTTGgatttttcacttttttttttttataaaatcataagaaaaaaataaacatatttatgtaaattaatttttgatgtatttataagtaaaattaaatataattttggttatttaatttttttttttttattgaaatgaaaaaattattttaaaaaaaaaataagaaaaattaaaaatggcATATTTTTCTGATCTTAGCAAACAATGTGAAATGACTGGTTGCAGAAATCATGATTTTCTTCCCTTCGAATGTGAATATTGTAATttaaatgtataaataattaataaataaatttatatttagatAAGATTATAATTTAGCAATGtatttattcttaatttgaaaaaagaaaaatgtttaaaaaagatattttatttttattttaaaatttacgttcatttattattacaGTTTTGTGAATTACATAGAAATATTCAAGATCATCTTTGCCCCAAATCAAAAGGTTTTGATTCGAAAGTTGTATTATGTGAATATTGTAACTTGGTTATACCTGATGTaagttaaattatatatagtatgattttaataaagaattaaaaagacATTTTCCCATCTATTTATATACCTTTATTATTAGTGTATATATTTCCttgaatatataatttttatttttcattatatatccATTAAtcacaaaaatatatcttataaaatagaattacctttttataaatattcagaaaaaagaagaaataaaagaacatttaatttataaatgctcatataaaaaaaataaaaagtttatatTGGTATGTAATAAGAAAGAATGCAAAACAGtaagtaaaaaatatcaaaaaaataaaaaaaaaattattttctccATTTTTGTAaagtatgtatatatttatacttattaaatacttttaattaaattaagaAGTGTAAAAATTCTTGATTCTTgagacttttttttttttgtaatacaCATTATTTCATAACTAAAATTTTTGTGTAAATGTATTAAAAGTACATTTatcttatttaaattttttttaggttTTAAATGGAATTAACAATTACAAATgtaaaaattgtaaaaagaatttttgtTTGCCTCATCGATACCCAGATGTTCACAACTGTATACAAGAACCAAAAGAAAAAAGCTTTTTTCAGAGTAAGCAGAATACTTTTAAtccaaataatatatttaaaacaaaaaattataaattttttttttttttttgtaatagaatattttttttttttttagataacaataaaaataaagttttcaAATATGATtcctttaaaaaaacaaataaaaaaaataaggttacttcaatttttatatgtcgaaatatatataattattatataaaacatttatgaaaataattaagaaatttatataatttattttaatctattctttttaaataatttatagaTAAAATGGAAGAACTGTTGCTCAATACAATAAAATCCGTTtagtttttttatacttttatttttatttatttttttattctatttgttgtttttatgaatttatattatatgcacttttttatgtttatttttttttaattcctaAAAACTTTTGatctatattaaatattctcgtatttattatataatttgttttaatttatgttattaaaaataatatagtaTTTGCACATTTATGAAATACTTTGTTATTTGATAtgtacatattttttttttaataatttgaagactttaattaataatagttgtcataaaaaaaaatttataaaatattaaaaataaaattacagTAATTCttttaagtaaaataaataattagaaGAAAAAGGTTAGCATTATAAATATCATATATAGAAGGccaaaattaaatgaaatttttctttatggtataaattaaaaaaaaaaaatttttttgtttaaaatatagatagaaaaaaattatacaaaaCATTTTGTAtgagatatatatataattataaaataaatttaaatatatggtaaaaaaaaaaaattaaaaacaaaaagagTGTTAAACAggaatttttctatttttaaaattaaaaaattttcttaccAAATTATAAAGCTTTtcacataaaatatatttagatatgaaaatatttacagctatatttagaaaatttaagaaaagaAATCTTATTTTATGGTTCCTACTCAATATATTATTTCCGTTAGGACCGTAAAAGCTTAATCCACTAGCtgaataagaaaataaatctaaaattttgaatttcGTAGTTTTTGAAATCTCATTATTACAATTCATGCGAAATAAACACGTCAACTTATTAGGACCTCCTAatgttaaatataataaaaaactgTTTATCAAAAAGTAATACctacaaaaaataaagtgaaatataataatatttaatgatACTACATAagtgaaaaaatatatataacaaaataCATTATACtgtttcttttctttttttttttttttaatatcatgTAGAAATTTCATTACGTCATAAAGGTAtaatttgtaaaaatattttttctatattttccACCAAACGTTAAAATAAAAGCACTATTTACAATTTGAAAACAAAACCAAATACATGTCAAAAAACTTTCATAATTATCACTCATTAACCACCAAGATGATTTGGGTGCTGAGCTGTTCATATGATATGATGTTGGTAAattataaacataaaaaaattgaaaaataattacataaagaaagaaaaaattaactaAAAGTGTACATAATAAAGAAAGAATGGTTTGAGCACCTATAATACTTGAAGTGGGTGTTTGTGTTTTTAACTTATGTGCTGGTTTTGATAAAGTCATTGACTTtgctaataataataaaattacattATCAAAAAACAAATACCCATATTCTGACATAACTGCATGTGCATGCATGAATAAgacaattttaataattgaaATCATAAATCCATATAATAGCATATacttataacaattaatagaCGTAACTAAGCAAGCTCTTCCTTCCCTTAATATATCAATCacactttttaaattttcatttctaCTACTAAAAGGTGACACAACTGATGTATCAGAATTCGACAAAGCTAAACCTGCATGAGAAATTTTTAAAGCACCACAATCATTACTTCCATCTCCGCACATACCCGATATGTAaccaaaatttataaaatcttttatgacttcaattttattatttggtGTTAATCTTGAAAATATGCGTACCCTtaataagaaatttttatattcttctagttctttattattaaattcttCATCATTACTTTTAATGTGAAATATTCTATGCCTTATAAATCGATAAGCTTCACCtgttaaaattatttctttatatatatcatcatacaatacaatatttttactaatttttCTGTCGTTttgtatattaataaatatcaaTTCATCATTTAATACATGTCCATAtactattatattttcttcatatttttcttcttttatgtAATACGAAGCCTTGTTATTCATAAAATGAATTTGATCATTAGATTTTAAAATGCTACtttctttatcttttatattcttaTCATCTTCTATACTATTATTAATGCTGTCATAATTATCAGCActtgtattattattactgtaGTTCACAGCATCATTATAAGTATCATTTTTACCATTTGAAAACTTACACATTAAACTATTTTTAACGCTATAATCattttgatttaaattattggatactaatttttctttctcATCTTTATTTTGAGGTAATAAAAGAGTATTTTCTTCTGATTCATATTTACAGTTTCCATTACaatattttgatttaatatatgaataCTTTATATCAacatactttttatttctaacATTTCCTTTATcaatttcctttttatcactgcttttattctttttttttttttttggttgttcattatatttatccAAAATATACGGTGAattacttaattttttctcattGCTATTTGATTTTATAAGATTttcaaaagataaaaattttgtttcGTTAGATTGAAAtacattttctttatcatttttcttaatttcaGAATTAATATtagaatttatatttaatgaaaaaaaagaatcatAAAAATCTACCTTACTGAATAACCCTATTTTATTGCCAACGTATAAACAATTATAAGCATTGTCACCAGTTAATATAATAGGTCTAATTGAAGAATCTTTTAAAGTTTGAATAACATTAGGAGCATCATTCTTTATGTGATTATTAAACATTATTAATGATAGAAAATTCATATCCTTTTCTAATTCTTCCCTAGATAATTCTAGAATATTCTCATAAGATGATTtccatataattttaaaagctAAAGCAATAACATAAAACCCATTTTTACTGTATtcttgttctttttttttaaaaaaaaatatttcgtcatttttaatacatttttgGTAAATTTTATCGAAGGAACCTTTGGAAAAAACAATGTAAATTTTGTCTTTAAAATCAAAATATCCATATGATAAGGTAGTAGATATTTTTGTGTAGTAATCAAATTCATATGTTTTTAGAATATCAAAACTTTTATATTCatcattcatttttaaagtaatcttttttatattcatatcATGTTTATTGATATAATTGCTTATTCTCATCTCAGTTGCTTCAAATAATCTTTTATCAATTTCATttccatatatattattactatcaTAATAAACACATGAACAACCAGCCAATGCATAAATTAGTAAATGATAATTTGAAGGTGTATTATTAAGAGTAAGTTTATTAGTCCATATCAATTTGCTATTATATAATAGAGAAGTAATTGAATTCATAGTAGTAGATTCATTAATATTACTTGTTTttgtaattatattattattattatcattaccCCTTTTATTATTGCTTTTTATCAAATCTTTTTTTtgcttcttttttataaagcaATCCCCTTTAATGATATTTGAATTCATATCAATTGATACTTGTTGGTCCTTCTTTGAGTTTTCTTTTGTTTCATTTACAAAAGTATCTTCATTATACTTCTCCACCTCATCATgtgaaattttataattagtttgattattattatatctaccatttttttttttttgaatttgttttttttcattattatttttattatattttttaaaattttctctataaatatttttttcctttttattatgattaggttcttttatttcatcttcataatatttatattcttcTAATTCATCATAACTTTGAAAAATATCACCAGTTGATGTTTGgctattattatcattactcctttcattattattgtaATTGGATAATTTATgatcaaataatttatttttttctggTTGATCATAAGTATTATTATCTGTTAAAGCAAACAAATGACTTTTGTAATATGTTAAAGGCTTTTGTATATATTCTTCACTTATGtttctactttttttttcattaatattatttgcaTCGTTGAATCCCATGCTAGAATAAAAGGAATGTTGAGAAGCattattaaaatcatttttatctttcatattaattttttcaaaaacattattattaatattattagagCTGTAATATTCGACAATATTATTTGACAAAAAATGTGGGGCATTATAATCAAAATCTCTTAAATtccaatttttctttaagtTATTCTTATAGAaagatttaaaatttttactatTGAGTAATGAAAAGTTTTCAAATTTAATATCATAAGTATCATCAgaaatacttttattatgATTACTATGTCTTgaatgcattttttttttttcgtttaaaatattattgcaAAAATGAACCCCTGAAAGTTCTATTTTATGATCTGTTAATGTTCCTGTTTTgtcaaaaaagaaaatgcgAATTTTACCACATATAGGAATTCTAGATGGTGCAATACAAcaaacatttttttctttttttaatctatTTGTAGAAATATTTAATCCTATATTTAAAACTACAGGAGTCCAAACAGGTAATATTTGAGATAATGTTCCaattgaataaaaaatgGAAGTCATGTTAAAAcccaaataatatatttgaaaatataaacaaattaaactaaagaaaatagtaaaaataaaaactataGGCAGCTGAGaatcatatttaaaaagtaatGGATTAGGGAATAATACATTTTGCatatattttcctttataTGTGTATATACTTACATTTATTACTATagcatatatattatctGAAAAATTCAAGGTAGATATTACATCTGTTCCagcatataatatattatttgtgttaaaattattatagttatatttattatattcatgtTGTTTATTATAATcctttttgttaattttactatattccaaatttttttttttatcatttcctttttgtttttcaataaaattattttcttgatTTTCACTTAAAATATGAGATTCATTAGAGTTTATCTTATCAAACgaattaaaagaattcaAATTtgatatacatatttttttcataggTCTTGATTCACCCGTTAATAAACTTTCATCCACTAAAGCATTTCCTGTTAATAATAAACAATCACAAGGTATAGTCATTTTTGatgttattataattatatcaCCAATGGTTAAATTATTTGATGGTATTTGCTGTACTATAGAATTCCTATAAACAGTTACcattgtattattattagcttgaatattttcataaatttctTTCTTATTGTTCTGattcttaaatattttctttattactGTTAACATAGATATAATTAACCAAATTAAAGATGTTATCATTTCTTTCCAgaagaaatttttatatgttataAATAACTGAAACATATAAATACCATCTAACAACTCTCTTTTtagatttttaaaaaaagaataaaattctaaatgaatattattatatccatattcatttatattatttataatttcgTTATTATTTAGGCctcctttttttaatatataattgaaatctaaattatttactttttcatttatactatgtgatatattataaaaggcATCCTTTTTCTCATTATACACATACTTCATGctacgaaaaaaaaaatatcgtatatttttttcatttgttcTTACCTTTACTTTGTgaacttttaatttatttataggCTTtgtttccatttttttttttttttctttttttattattatttcttcttcCCTAAagatattttcataatttttacttattttttttttattgaactccttatatttgttttcattgttattttttttatattgaaaaatgctgttttttttttctttattataattattgaaTGGTTCAAAGTATGGAAAcaaaaacttttttaatttataatatctcttttttaaaaaaatatgtaaaaattccaagatttctttaaatatgtttttataaaaatttatatagtcttcattttttgtataaaCTAATACATAATCACTATCCTTCAAAAGTGAaggttttaaaaaaaaactatgcATATGCTTTCTAACGGTTAATATCCCATAAGTAATTATAAAacttaatagaaaaaaaataaaaaatacaaaagcCCTATCATTCCATAATTTGTCATTACTTTCATATATGCAATATTCATTAATTatcaataatataataataatatgagtaattaagtaaaatataatagatatattttttagtacAAAGCCAACAAAACTATTTGCATATCCCTCTTGTCTAATAATTACTTCATCTGAGTCAGAtgattcatatatataattaaaaaattgtgctttttcatttttatatattgatTCATGATTCTTCCATTTAtgtcttttatttattttattttgaaaatgtTTTTTACATAAACACCAAATAAAAAAGCTGAACaacaagaaaatataaataaaacatatatatttaagctctctataattaattaataaactATCAGATTTACAAAATCTGAacatttttctattttttgatTCATATAAAACAATTCTTTTCTCTATTTAAATACGTATAccgaatttttatttttaatatatttctattcataaaaaaaaaaagaaaaaaaaaaaattatatctatatatatatatatatatatatatgtatattattctttattttctttataatttgtacaaattttttttattataataattatatatctatataCAATATTAATGAATGGATtaatctatatatatttcatcacaaaaaataaatttatattaataaatacaaTTCTTTAAATGAGCTAGTAATTATACAATGTAGTTTTAAAAatgttctattttttctttttaattatcataatcattcttaaaaaatacataaaaatgtgaaatttacatatattaatGATTAAAACAATGCAATTAATATGTCAACGTATCTgcatctatatatataacttaaaGTTATTTAATGAAGTTATAAACTCAAGCATAcatgtatttatttatatcttaatattataatataatatatttaaaaaaaaattaattcaaataaatatCTATATTCACAATActtatattaatattcatctaaaaaa
The genomic region above belongs to Plasmodium relictum strain SGS1 genome assembly, chromosome: 10 and contains:
- a CDS encoding AN1-like zinc finger family protein, with product MAYFSDLSKQCEMTGCRNHDFLPFECEYCNLNFCELHRNIQDHLCPKSKGFDSKVVLCEYCNLVIPDKKEEIKEHLIYKCSYKKNKKFILVCNKKECKTVLNGINNYKCKNCKKNFCLPHRYPDVHNCIQEPKEKSFFQKYFFFF
- the ATPase3 gene encoding cation transporting P-ATPase, putative gives rise to the protein MFRFCKSDSLLINYRELKYICFIYIFLLFSFFIWCLCKKHFQNKINKRHKWKNHESIYKNEKAQFFNYIYESSDSDEVIIRQEGYANSFVGFVLKNISIIFYLITHIIIILLIINEYCIYESNDKLWNDRAFVFFIFFLLSFIITYGILTVRKHMHSFFLKPSLLKDSDYVLVYTKNEDYINFYKNIFKEILEFLHIFLKKRYYKLKKFLFPYFEPFNNYNKEKKNSIFQYKKNNNENKYKEFNKKKISKNYENIFREEEIIIKKEKKKKMETKPINKLKVHKVKVRTNEKNIRYFFFRSMKYVYNEKKDAFYNISHSINEKVNNLDFNYILKKGGLNNNEIINNINEYGYNNIHLEFYSFFKNLKRELLDGIYMFQLFITYKNFFWKEMITSLIWLIISMLTVIKKIFKNQNNKKEIYENIQANNNTMVTVYRNSIVQQIPSNNLTIGDIIIITSKMTIPCDCLLLTGNALVDESLLTGESRPMKKICISNLNSFNSFDKINSNESHILSENQENNFIEKQKGNDKKKNLEYSKINKKDYNKQHEYNKYNYNNFNTNNILYAGTDVISTLNFSDNIYAIVINVSIYTYKGKYMQNVLFPNPLLFKYDSQLPIVFIFTIFFSLICLYFQIYYLGFNMTSIFYSIGTLSQILPVWTPVVLNIGLNISTNRLKKEKNVCCIAPSRIPICGKIRIFFFDKTGTLTDHKIELSGVHFCNNILNEKKKMHSRHSNHNKSISDDTYDIKFENFSLLNSKNFKSFYKNNLKKNWNLRDFDYNAPHFLSNNIVEYYSSNNINNNVFEKINMKDKNDFNNASQHSFYSSMGFNDANNINEKKSRNISEEYIQKPLTYYKSHLFALTDNNTYDQPEKNKLFDHKLSNYNNNERSNDNNSQTSTGDIFQSYDELEEYKYYEDEIKEPNHNKKEKNIYRENFKKYNKNNNEKKQIQKKKNGRYNNNQTNYKISHDEVEKYNEDTFVNETKENSKKDQQVSIDMNSNIIKGDCFIKKKQKKDLIKSNNKRGNDNNNNIITKTSNINESTTMNSITSLLYNSKLIWTNKLTLNNTPSNYHLLIYALAGCSCVYYDSNNIYGNEIDKRLFEATEMRISNYINKHDMNIKKITLKMNDEYKSFDILKTYEFDYYTKISTTLSYGYFDFKDKIYIVFSKGSFDKIYQKCIKNDEIFFFKKKEQEYSKNGFYVIALAFKIIWKSSYENILELSREELEKDMNFLSLIMFNNHIKNDAPNVIQTLKDSSIRPIILTGDNAYNCLYVGNKIGLFSKVDFYDSFFSLNINSNINSEIKKNDKENVFQSNETKFLSFENLIKSNSNEKKLSNSPYILDKYNEQPKKKKKNKSSDKKEIDKGNVRNKKYVDIKYSYIKSKYCNGNCKYESEENTLLLPQNKDEKEKLVSNNLNQNDYSVKNSLMCKFSNGKNDTYNDAVNYSNNNTSADNYDSINNSIEDDKNIKDKESSILKSNDQIHFMNNKASYYIKEEKYEENIIVYGHVLNDELIFINIQNDRKISKNIVLYDDIYKEIILTGEAYRFIRHRIFHIKSNDEEFNNKELEEYKNFLLRVRIFSRLTPNNKIEVIKDFINFGYISGMCGDGSNDCGALKISHAGLALSNSDTSVVSPFSSRNENLKSVIDILREGRACLVTSINCYKYMLLYGFMISIIKIVLFMHAHAVMSEYGYLFFDNVILLLLAKSMTLSKPAHKLKTQTPTSSIIGAQTILSLLCTLLVNFFFLYVIIFQFFYVYNLPTSYHMNSSAPKSSWWLMSDNYESFLTCIWFCFQIVNSAFILTFGGKYRKNIFTNYTFMTYYFLINSFLLYLTLGGPNKLTCLFRMNCNNEISKTTKFKILDLFSYSASGLSFYGPNGNNILSRNHKIRFLFLNFLNIAVNIFISKYILCEKLYNLVRKFFNFKNRKIPV